CCGAGCGGCTTCTGAATCACAACAACAGTTTTCGTAAAATCCTAGTATTTGAAATACCGAAATGCAGAGCTTTCATGCATCTAGATACGGTGTTTACGATGGTGGATTACGATAAATTCACCATCCACCCAGAAATTGAAGGCCCCTTACACATCTACGAAGTAACACTGGATAAGGAAAGAAAGCCAGTATTCAAGAGCAGTAAAAATGAACTGGAAACCATCTTAAAAAGAGAACTGAAGCTCCCTGCGGTACAGATGATACGGTGCGGAGGGTCGGATAAGATCGCAGCGCAAAGAGAACAATGGAGTGATGCATCCAATACCTTAGCCATCGCACCAGGAACCGTAATTACCTATGACAGAAATCACGTAACAAACGATCTTCTCGATCGGTACGGTGTTACGGTCATGACCATACCAAGTTCAGAACTTTCCAGAGGGAGGGGAGGTCCAAGATGCATGAGTATGCCGATTCATCGAGATTGAGTCAGCAGTATTGCATGTTCGTTTATGGCAGCAGATCCCAAATAAAGTTATATAATTAATAAGGAGGAGAATTGAAATGTGCAAAGGCAAGATCGTTATTGCCCTAGGGGGAAATGCTCTTCAGGCTTTTGGTTCCCCCCCAACCGCAGAGTGCCAGCTCGAGGTAGTTCGGAAAACAAGCGATTATATCGCACAAATCGTTGCCAGTGATTATGAAATTGCCTTGGTTCACGGAAACGGCCCTCAGGTCGGAAGAATCCTGCTGGCTTCTGAAACCGCGAAAGAAGTGGTGCCGCCGTTGCCCTTTGATGTCTGTGGTGCAATGAGCCAAGGCTATATCGGGTATCACTTACAACAGGGGATGCACGAAGCCCTTGTTAAGGTAAAGAAAGGTCATATTCCGGTGATTACTGTAGTAACACAGATGTTGGTGGACTATGATGATCCTGCTTTCCAGGAGCCAACAAAACCGATCGGTCCCTTTTACAGTGAAGAGGAAGCGCAGAAGCTCTCTGCTGATAAAAAATACGTGATGAAAGAAGACTCTGGAAGGGGCTGGCGCCGCGTTGTGCCCTCACCCATTCCGAAGCGAATTGTGGAGATCGATACCATTAGAAGGCTTTGGGATTCCACCATCGTCGTCTTCGCTGGAGGAGGGGGAATTCCTGTTGTTGAGCATGAAGATGGTTCCTATGAAGGTGTTGCCGCAGTCATTGATAAAGATTATGCTGCGGAGCTGCTGGCAGAGGAAATTGGCGTCGATACGCTGCTGATCCTAACCGAGGTTGAAAAGGTTTCGATCAATTACAAAAAACCGGATCAAAGGGATCTGGATGAGATGACTGTAAGGGAAGCGAAGCAATATGTTGAAGAAGGTCATTTTGCACCGGGGAGCATGCTTCCTAAGGTGCAGGCAGCGATGAAATTTGTGGAATCCGGTACGGGAAAAACGGCTATTATTACCTCACTATATAAAGCAGTGGACGCTTTGGATGGAAAGACGGGCACTCGAATCGTTGGCTAACCCATGAATGATTGTAAGAGGAGCCTGATTCATAGTCGGGCAGCAGACGGTAGAAGGACAAGAAAAAGGAGGTTAACT
This genomic window from Clostridiales bacterium contains:
- the arcC gene encoding carbamate kinase, with product MCKGKIVIALGGNALQAFGSPPTAECQLEVVRKTSDYIAQIVASDYEIALVHGNGPQVGRILLASETAKEVVPPLPFDVCGAMSQGYIGYHLQQGMHEALVKVKKGHIPVITVVTQMLVDYDDPAFQEPTKPIGPFYSEEEAQKLSADKKYVMKEDSGRGWRRVVPSPIPKRIVEIDTIRRLWDSTIVVFAGGGGIPVVEHEDGSYEGVAAVIDKDYAAELLAEEIGVDTLLILTEVEKVSINYKKPDQRDLDEMTVREAKQYVEEGHFAPGSMLPKVQAAMKFVESGTGKTAIITSLYKAVDALDGKTGTRIVG